A section of the Thermotoga caldifontis AZM44c09 genome encodes:
- a CDS encoding endo-1,4-beta-xylanase — translation MKKLLVAFLLSLLTLGLASNGLEGETLRSLAEKLGIYVGFASINNFWVLADGSTYMEVAKREFNILTPENHMKWDSIHPERDRYDFSKAERHVKFALENGMVVHGHTLVWHNQLPPWLNKEWTKEELLQVLEEHIKTVVGYFKGKVKIWDVVNEAVSDAGRYRETIWYKVIGPEYIEKAFIWAREADPDATLIYNDYNIETINPKSNFVYQLVKELKEKGVPIDGVGFQMHIDINGINYESFRNNLKRFADLGLKLYITEMDVRIPKNATQEHLQKQAEIYAKIFEICLENPAVEAIQFWGFTDKYSWVPGFFTGYDHALIFDRDYNPKPAYFAIKQVLAKKLEEKLKGK, via the coding sequence GTGAAAAAACTGCTGGTTGCGTTTCTGTTGTCTCTTTTGACATTGGGACTTGCATCGAACGGATTGGAGGGAGAAACTTTGAGATCCTTAGCGGAAAAGTTGGGAATCTACGTCGGTTTTGCGTCGATCAACAACTTCTGGGTCCTCGCAGATGGCAGCACGTACATGGAGGTTGCAAAGCGAGAGTTCAACATACTGACGCCTGAGAACCACATGAAGTGGGACAGCATACACCCGGAGCGTGACAGGTACGATTTTTCGAAGGCCGAAAGACACGTCAAGTTCGCGCTCGAGAACGGCATGGTCGTCCACGGTCACACCTTAGTCTGGCACAACCAGCTCCCACCCTGGTTGAACAAGGAATGGACGAAAGAAGAACTGCTCCAGGTTCTTGAAGAACATATAAAGACAGTCGTGGGATATTTCAAAGGAAAAGTCAAGATATGGGACGTTGTGAACGAGGCGGTCAGCGACGCTGGGAGGTACCGGGAAACGATCTGGTACAAAGTCATAGGCCCGGAGTACATAGAAAAGGCCTTCATCTGGGCCAGGGAAGCGGATCCAGACGCCACTCTCATATACAACGACTACAACATAGAAACGATCAATCCCAAGTCGAATTTCGTTTACCAGCTCGTGAAAGAGCTCAAAGAGAAGGGCGTACCGATCGACGGCGTGGGCTTTCAGATGCACATAGACATCAACGGGATCAACTACGAGAGCTTCAGGAACAATTTGAAGAGGTTTGCCGACCTGGGACTCAAACTCTACATCACCGAGATGGACGTGAGGATTCCCAAAAACGCCACGCAGGAGCATCTACAAAAGCAGGCCGAGATATACGCGAAAATATTCGAAATCTGCCTCGAAAATCCGGCGGTCGAAGCCATACAGTTCTGGGGCTTCACCGACAAATACTCCTGGGTGCCGGGCTTCTTCACAGGCTACGATCACGCTCTGATTTTCGACAGAGACTACAATCCCAAACCTGCGTACTTCGCGATAAAACAGGTTCTTGCGAAGAAGCTGGAAGAAAAGCTGAAGGGTAAATGA
- the rgy gene encoding reverse gyrase, with protein MPLAVYDALCPNCGGRIEAERLQEGLACEKCLPEIEKGDLCELLKEKKFYSFVCELAEKERQFAEFFEERVGNPPWSLQRLWAKRVFQKQSFAIVAPTGVGKTTFGAAMASFLDGKSYILVPTRMLVEQVKNRCESFTNKRVVAYTGKENEKKKIEQGDFDILITTNMFLAQNFDILEDKRFEFIFVDDTDSLLKSGKNVDKVLRLLGFDQSHIELALKNQLESPPENTAVLVVSSATLKPRTNRVVLFRKLLGFDVSPVRISVRNVLDSFVEVEDEETARAQLLDWIERFGRGGLVYVSSRFGKEGVEELVSWLKEHGVRAVSYEDFDPESFRKGEFEVAVGIALPNNSLVRGLDLPDTIRYAIFFDVPHLTFPLKLENENVQRSLLLALRNFVNDERIEKYLKVLSGRVSLAQRQQIENFLAELLEKNETVEKLKNSEDILIGEREEGLYVSFADAATYLQASGRTSRMFAGGVSRGISLIVHWNERLFKNLKKRLRLFFDDVDFIDAKEIDWQQELKRVDEDRATIVKVLSSKAATQISVKSTLVVVESPNKARTIARFFGTPQMRFVDDVPVWETTTGDRLIAITASLGHVFDLVEDEGIYGVVEKDGEYVPVYTSIKVCEECNEQTTAQTCSKKHTKMKDKLNLVNAFRKLAVQFDEILIATDPDAEGEKIAYDLTMALKPFNRNIRRAEFHEVTKPAFRRAIDAPRTIDLNLVKAQLARRILDRWVGFSLSSKLWRAFKRYDLSAGRVQTPVLGWIIERDELAKQKKAIVRLFAKDEKNNGVWLNLELEDASHVKNLLNKLAGKKIELVESFEEEIHPPLPYNTASLLSELGGRLGCSTLMDILQELFEQGLITYHRTDSFTVSEIGIKLAEQIILEEFSRELFFPRRNPSARAHECIRITKRLKPEELRLWIELGRVQLSLPKQAQLVYGAIYRRFLASQMKPVKVLKKKFKLTLGSQTFEWELIDTVLEHGFDLIMPLKTQHTEGDVTIVSANVRFVPKVLPFTQGTLTKQMQERGLGRPSTYAKIVQTLLDRGYVVQKGEYLFPTELGVRVFAWLKRHYPAFAAESLTHELEEKSDLIERGEMDYQQLIRSLRNSELFS; from the coding sequence ATGCCACTCGCCGTTTACGATGCGCTCTGTCCAAACTGCGGTGGCAGGATCGAAGCGGAAAGGCTCCAGGAGGGTCTGGCCTGCGAAAAGTGCCTCCCGGAAATCGAAAAGGGAGACCTGTGTGAACTTTTGAAAGAAAAAAAGTTCTACAGCTTCGTGTGCGAACTTGCAGAGAAAGAGCGACAGTTTGCGGAATTTTTTGAAGAAAGGGTGGGCAATCCTCCGTGGTCACTGCAGAGGCTCTGGGCGAAGCGCGTCTTTCAGAAACAAAGCTTCGCCATCGTTGCACCCACGGGTGTGGGAAAAACCACCTTCGGTGCGGCCATGGCGAGTTTCCTCGATGGCAAATCTTACATACTCGTTCCGACGCGGATGCTCGTTGAACAGGTGAAAAACAGATGCGAATCCTTCACGAACAAAAGGGTGGTTGCCTACACAGGCAAAGAGAACGAAAAGAAAAAGATCGAGCAGGGCGACTTCGACATCCTCATCACCACGAACATGTTCCTCGCGCAGAATTTCGACATACTCGAAGATAAAAGGTTCGAATTCATCTTCGTTGACGACACAGACTCGCTGCTGAAGTCAGGAAAGAATGTGGACAAAGTTCTGAGGCTACTCGGCTTCGATCAGTCCCACATCGAACTGGCGCTGAAGAATCAGCTCGAAAGCCCACCTGAGAACACGGCGGTGCTCGTCGTGTCTTCCGCGACCTTGAAGCCCAGGACGAACCGCGTGGTGCTGTTCAGAAAGCTTCTCGGTTTCGATGTCTCGCCCGTTCGGATCTCGGTGAGGAACGTTTTAGACAGTTTCGTCGAGGTGGAAGACGAAGAAACGGCTCGCGCGCAGCTTCTTGATTGGATCGAGAGGTTCGGAAGAGGCGGGCTCGTTTACGTGAGTTCCAGATTTGGCAAAGAAGGGGTCGAAGAACTCGTATCGTGGTTGAAAGAACACGGGGTGCGGGCGGTCAGCTACGAAGACTTCGATCCAGAAAGTTTCAGAAAAGGAGAATTCGAAGTCGCCGTAGGGATCGCCCTGCCCAACAACAGCCTGGTCAGGGGGCTCGACCTGCCAGACACGATCCGCTACGCGATATTCTTCGACGTTCCCCACCTCACCTTTCCGCTCAAACTCGAGAACGAGAACGTTCAGCGCTCACTGCTTCTCGCATTGAGAAATTTTGTGAACGACGAGCGGATCGAAAAATATCTGAAGGTCCTGTCCGGACGCGTTTCACTGGCCCAGAGACAACAGATCGAGAACTTTCTTGCAGAACTTTTGGAAAAGAACGAAACCGTCGAAAAGCTCAAGAACTCAGAGGACATATTGATAGGGGAAAGGGAAGAAGGACTGTACGTGAGCTTCGCGGACGCCGCGACGTACCTGCAGGCTTCCGGTAGAACCTCGCGCATGTTCGCCGGCGGCGTGAGCAGGGGGATAAGCCTGATCGTCCACTGGAACGAGAGACTGTTCAAGAACCTCAAAAAGAGGCTCAGACTCTTCTTCGACGATGTCGACTTCATCGACGCGAAAGAAATAGACTGGCAGCAGGAACTGAAAAGAGTCGACGAAGACCGTGCAACGATCGTGAAGGTCCTCTCATCAAAAGCTGCGACGCAGATCTCTGTGAAATCGACCCTCGTGGTTGTGGAATCGCCGAACAAGGCGAGGACCATCGCCCGCTTCTTCGGAACACCGCAGATGAGGTTCGTCGACGATGTTCCGGTCTGGGAGACGACCACGGGTGATCGGCTGATCGCCATCACCGCATCGCTCGGTCACGTTTTCGATCTGGTCGAGGATGAGGGCATCTACGGCGTGGTTGAGAAGGACGGCGAATACGTTCCCGTCTACACGAGCATAAAGGTCTGCGAAGAGTGCAACGAACAGACGACCGCACAAACCTGTTCGAAAAAGCATACCAAGATGAAGGACAAACTGAACCTGGTGAACGCCTTCAGAAAACTCGCCGTACAGTTCGACGAAATATTGATCGCCACGGACCCGGACGCGGAAGGTGAAAAGATCGCCTACGATCTGACCATGGCGCTGAAACCCTTCAACCGAAACATCAGGCGCGCCGAGTTCCACGAGGTAACCAAGCCCGCGTTCAGACGCGCCATAGATGCCCCGAGAACGATCGATCTTAATTTGGTGAAGGCTCAGCTGGCGCGCCGGATCCTGGACAGGTGGGTCGGGTTCTCACTGTCCAGCAAGCTGTGGCGCGCTTTCAAGAGGTACGATCTGTCCGCCGGCAGGGTCCAGACCCCCGTGCTTGGATGGATCATCGAACGGGACGAGCTCGCGAAACAGAAGAAGGCCATCGTCAGGCTCTTCGCGAAAGATGAGAAAAACAACGGCGTGTGGCTCAATCTCGAGCTGGAAGATGCGAGCCACGTGAAAAACCTGTTGAACAAACTCGCGGGAAAGAAGATCGAGCTCGTCGAAAGTTTTGAGGAAGAAATACACCCGCCCTTACCTTACAACACCGCGTCCCTGCTGAGCGAGCTGGGTGGAAGGCTCGGTTGCTCGACCCTCATGGACATCCTTCAGGAACTCTTCGAACAGGGTCTGATCACCTACCACAGAACCGACAGTTTCACCGTCTCGGAGATCGGGATAAAACTCGCCGAACAGATCATCCTTGAAGAATTCTCCAGAGAACTCTTTTTCCCACGAAGAAATCCATCCGCCAGGGCGCACGAGTGTATCAGGATCACGAAGCGTCTGAAACCGGAAGAGCTCAGGCTCTGGATCGAGCTTGGAAGGGTGCAACTGTCCCTTCCGAAACAGGCCCAGCTCGTTTACGGTGCGATCTACAGAAGGTTCCTCGCCTCTCAGATGAAGCCCGTCAAAGTGTTGAAGAAAAAATTCAAGCTCACACTCGGTTCACAGACCTTCGAATGGGAACTGATCGACACAGTTCTGGAACACGGCTTCGATCTGATCATGCCACTGAAGACTCAGCACACCGAAGGCGATGTGACGATAGTTTCAGCGAACGTGAGGTTCGTCCCGAAAGTCCTTCCGTTCACACAGGGAACCCTCACGAAGCAGATGCAGGAAAGAGGGCTGGGCAGGCCCTCAACCTACGCGAAGATCGTTCAAACCCTGCTCGATCGTGGCTACGTGGTTCAGAAAGGTGAGTACCTCTTCCCCACCGAGCTGGGTGTGAGGGTCTTCGCCTGGTTGAAACGGCATTATCCTGCGTTCGCCGCCGAGTCCCTGACACACGAGCTCGAAGAGAAATCCGACCTCATAGAGCGCGGTGAGATGGACTATCAGCAGCTCATCAGATCGCTCAGGAACAGTGAACTTTTCTCCTGA
- a CDS encoding inorganic phosphate transporter — protein sequence MLYVAAAVFLGWILGANNTASILGPAIATGVFHHRKITLIASIFVVLGALVNGHEGLRNVSSLGSAGPYDGVIVLLCAGISMLLLTRLGFPASASQTVFGGLVGVGLVRIGAESMNWHTIVKFMVSWILTPFFAAMIAFFIYHVLALWFRTIHKTHLQDLFIYAASWLAGLYDAYALGANNVANVTGPVLTHFNSIELAAFLGGLSIAFGVLTSSRRVIDTVGKQIVALDHFSSVVAMLAQATTLFTFSFIGVPVAASQAIVGGVIGAGYARGVKLSSGKTVLWMVSAWLLAPIVSGVFAASLCRIL from the coding sequence ATGCTGTACGTGGCCGCGGCAGTTTTTCTCGGCTGGATCCTCGGGGCGAACAACACCGCGTCCATCCTTGGACCCGCTATCGCCACGGGAGTGTTTCACCATAGAAAGATCACGCTGATCGCTTCCATCTTCGTCGTGCTCGGAGCGCTCGTGAACGGTCATGAAGGTTTGAGAAACGTTTCCTCGCTGGGTTCAGCTGGCCCGTACGACGGTGTGATCGTGCTTCTCTGTGCCGGTATTTCGATGTTGCTTCTGACCAGGCTCGGCTTTCCCGCCTCGGCCTCACAGACGGTTTTCGGCGGCTTGGTCGGAGTTGGCCTGGTAAGGATCGGTGCCGAAAGTATGAACTGGCACACGATCGTGAAATTCATGGTGAGCTGGATCTTGACACCCTTTTTCGCCGCCATGATCGCTTTTTTCATCTACCACGTACTCGCACTCTGGTTTCGCACGATCCACAAAACGCACCTGCAGGACCTCTTCATCTACGCCGCATCGTGGCTCGCGGGCCTGTACGATGCCTACGCGCTCGGTGCCAACAACGTTGCCAACGTGACGGGCCCCGTGCTGACTCACTTCAACTCGATCGAACTCGCGGCTTTCCTCGGAGGTTTATCCATAGCCTTCGGAGTCCTCACCAGCAGCAGGCGGGTCATCGACACGGTCGGAAAACAGATCGTTGCGCTCGATCATTTCTCCTCAGTCGTTGCGATGCTCGCGCAGGCGACCACCCTCTTCACCTTCAGCTTCATCGGAGTACCGGTGGCCGCATCCCAGGCCATCGTGGGCGGTGTGATCGGTGCAGGTTACGCGAGGGGCGTGAAACTGTCGAGTGGAAAGACCGTGCTGTGGATGGTGAGCGCGTGGCTCCTCGCCCCGATAGTTTCAGGTGTGTTCGCCGCGTCGCTGTGCAGAATTCTCTGA
- a CDS encoding TAXI family TRAP transporter solute-binding subunit produces the protein MKKLLIFVLMFSLLSLVLAEKWPAQLRFVSGPSGGTWFALGGTLAGMWTQNVIPTTSGTGGGTSNIVTISKGQADIGLTTLSVFNAAVKGIDPFSEPIKGTVLFANLYRQYAYFIMRKDYATKNNIKTLGDVIKKKLPIRFATLTPGTASEFVIRLLFEKGYGVSWSDIKSWGGRVSFASYTDGANQLCDNQLDMFAFQISRVASVIMDIESRTDVVILPVDEEAIQALADYLGTTKFYIEPGVYKSVTEPIPTVGDYTCLVIRENLPEDLVYKLAEALWKNKEQIAKAFADMAELNPKEAVAGNVPTHPGALKFWSEQK, from the coding sequence ATGAAGAAGTTGTTGATCTTCGTACTGATGTTCAGTCTGCTGAGTTTGGTCCTGGCAGAAAAGTGGCCCGCGCAGTTGAGGTTCGTCTCTGGACCGTCCGGTGGAACGTGGTTCGCCCTCGGTGGTACACTCGCTGGAATGTGGACTCAGAACGTCATACCAACGACCAGCGGTACGGGTGGTGGAACGTCTAACATCGTCACCATCTCCAAAGGTCAGGCCGACATAGGACTGACCACGCTTTCTGTGTTCAACGCGGCTGTGAAAGGGATCGACCCGTTCAGCGAACCGATCAAGGGCACGGTGCTGTTCGCGAACCTCTACAGACAGTACGCATACTTCATCATGAGGAAAGACTACGCCACCAAGAACAACATCAAAACCCTCGGAGATGTTATCAAGAAAAAGCTGCCGATCAGGTTCGCCACCCTTACGCCCGGTACCGCTTCCGAATTTGTCATCAGGTTGCTCTTCGAAAAGGGCTACGGCGTGAGCTGGTCGGACATCAAGTCCTGGGGCGGTAGAGTTTCGTTCGCATCGTACACGGACGGCGCAAACCAGCTGTGTGACAACCAGCTGGACATGTTCGCGTTCCAGATAAGCAGGGTTGCGTCGGTGATCATGGACATCGAAAGCCGAACGGACGTCGTCATACTGCCCGTGGACGAGGAAGCCATTCAGGCCCTCGCGGATTATCTTGGCACGACCAAGTTCTACATCGAACCAGGAGTGTACAAGAGCGTCACCGAGCCCATCCCGACCGTTGGAGATTACACCTGTCTCGTGATCAGAGAAAACCTGCCTGAAGACCTCGTGTACAAGCTCGCAGAAGCCCTCTGGAAGAACAAGGAACAGATCGCCAAAGCCTTCGCCGACATGGCCGAACTGAACCCGAAAGAAGCCGTCGCCGGGAACGTCCCGACGCATCCCGGCGCCCTGAAGTTCTGGTCGGAGCAGAAGTGA
- a CDS encoding TRAP transporter permease: MRKLHGATYYFAFFSLVAMAIFHIYTAVFGTLEAYLQRNIHLAFALPLAFIFYPATKNSPKDRVPWYDWLLATLALLPCLYAIVNYETIIYRMVQVDEVTPVQILLGTILVITILEATRRIVGLALTILAAASVFYMYIGHLLPGEFKGMYVTYDRIIEHLYLTGEGIFSTPLGVSATLVMMFLILGGFLEHSGVGEYFMDLSKALAGKAVGGPAKIAVVSSGLFGSISGSAVANVYATGTFTIPMMKQLGFSPVFAGAVEAVASSGGQIMPPIMGAAAFIMASFLGIPYRQVMIAALIPAVLYYFYVFMSVHARAVKLGLRGLPDEMIPSVKYVLKKLYVLAPIVVLVIMIMRGYTPMRSALTALIVSWLVSLLDKRYRMGPKRILNALFDGSKNIFVVAIACAAAGIVVGAVTLTGIGFKLVSFIFSLAQNVPFMALIMVMLMAIVLGMGLPTTAAYIVASALAVPALINLGFKPLASHMFVFYYAVFSAITPPVALAAYAASSISGAKPSDTGYQAFRLGMIAMIIPFAFMYDAGFLLQSNWLNNLFAIVAGLVSAMALSYAIEGYFKTKLTLAMRSLLAALGVLVLLPVLWLRIVCILAFVLVYTMFTIKKA, from the coding sequence ATGCGCAAGCTCCACGGGGCAACGTACTATTTCGCGTTCTTCTCGCTCGTCGCGATGGCCATTTTTCACATATACACCGCAGTTTTTGGCACCCTCGAAGCTTACCTGCAGAGGAACATACACTTGGCCTTCGCCCTGCCTCTCGCGTTCATCTTCTATCCTGCGACGAAGAACAGCCCGAAGGACAGAGTCCCCTGGTACGACTGGCTCCTTGCAACACTCGCTCTGCTGCCGTGTTTGTACGCCATCGTGAACTACGAAACGATCATCTACAGAATGGTCCAGGTGGACGAGGTCACACCCGTTCAGATCCTGCTCGGCACGATCCTGGTGATCACGATCCTCGAGGCAACCCGAAGGATCGTCGGTCTGGCGCTGACCATCCTCGCAGCGGCATCGGTCTTTTACATGTACATAGGCCACCTTCTGCCGGGCGAGTTCAAGGGCATGTACGTCACTTACGACAGGATCATAGAGCATCTGTATCTGACGGGTGAGGGAATCTTCTCCACGCCACTCGGAGTTTCCGCCACGCTCGTCATGATGTTCCTGATCCTCGGCGGTTTTCTCGAGCACAGCGGTGTGGGCGAATACTTCATGGACCTGTCGAAAGCCCTGGCCGGTAAGGCTGTGGGAGGACCCGCAAAGATCGCGGTGGTGAGCTCTGGATTGTTCGGAAGCATCTCTGGCTCAGCCGTTGCGAACGTGTACGCGACTGGCACCTTCACCATACCGATGATGAAACAGCTCGGCTTTTCTCCCGTTTTCGCGGGTGCGGTCGAGGCCGTCGCAAGCAGCGGTGGACAGATCATGCCTCCCATCATGGGAGCTGCAGCGTTCATAATGGCTTCGTTTTTGGGAATTCCTTACAGGCAGGTGATGATCGCCGCCCTGATTCCTGCCGTCCTTTACTATTTCTATGTGTTCATGTCGGTCCACGCGAGGGCCGTCAAGCTCGGCTTGAGGGGCCTTCCCGACGAGATGATCCCCAGCGTGAAGTACGTGTTGAAAAAACTCTACGTGCTCGCACCGATCGTCGTACTCGTCATCATGATCATGAGAGGTTATACTCCAATGAGATCAGCGTTGACAGCCCTGATCGTGAGCTGGCTCGTTTCTCTCCTCGATAAGAGATACCGCATGGGTCCGAAGAGAATTCTGAACGCTTTGTTCGACGGTTCCAAAAACATCTTCGTCGTGGCGATCGCCTGTGCCGCTGCGGGTATCGTCGTGGGCGCCGTCACCCTGACGGGCATCGGGTTCAAGCTGGTCAGCTTCATATTCAGTCTCGCTCAGAACGTTCCCTTCATGGCGCTGATCATGGTCATGCTGATGGCCATAGTGCTCGGAATGGGTCTGCCGACGACGGCAGCCTACATAGTCGCTTCTGCCCTGGCTGTTCCTGCGCTGATAAATCTCGGCTTCAAACCTTTGGCATCACACATGTTCGTCTTCTACTACGCCGTCTTCTCAGCGATCACGCCACCCGTGGCGCTCGCAGCCTACGCGGCCAGTTCGATCTCCGGAGCGAAGCCTTCCGACACGGGTTATCAGGCGTTCCGTCTGGGTATGATCGCCATGATCATCCCGTTCGCGTTCATGTACGATGCCGGCTTTCTGCTCCAATCGAACTGGTTGAACAACCTTTTTGCGATCGTGGCGGGTCTGGTTTCTGCGATGGCGCTGAGCTACGCGATCGAAGGCTATTTCAAAACCAAGCTCACACTCGCGATGAGATCGTTACTGGCCGCGCTCGGAGTTCTGGTGCTCTTACCTGTGCTCTGGCTCAGGATCGTCTGCATCTTGGCCTTCGTGCTGGTCTACACGATGTTCACGATCAAAAAAGCTTGA
- a CDS encoding sugar phosphate isomerase/epimerase family protein: MKFAFNGATTMGANLAEDIVCAKKAGFEMLEIWKSKLFDTIESDGVEAVKELFEQNALKPVTINSIEQATFSNREEKFKECERLCELANTLNVEAIVVVPGFVRERLDEGTVVKESVEVLKQMARIAGRFKVKLGFEFLGFPDCSVNTLVLAWKIVEQVGEDNVDLIIDTCHFFAGGSKLEDLERIDASKIVIVHVNDLPKLEDVKDSDRLMPGDGILPLRDFFKTLRKIGYSGPVSVELFNERYWQLNACEVAREAFEKLKVFVQNS; encoded by the coding sequence TTGAAGTTCGCGTTCAACGGGGCAACGACGATGGGGGCGAACCTCGCCGAAGACATCGTTTGTGCAAAGAAGGCTGGTTTCGAGATGCTCGAGATATGGAAGAGCAAGCTGTTTGACACGATCGAGAGTGACGGCGTCGAAGCGGTGAAAGAATTGTTCGAGCAGAACGCGTTGAAACCCGTGACGATCAATTCGATCGAGCAAGCGACGTTTTCGAACAGAGAAGAAAAGTTCAAAGAGTGTGAAAGGCTGTGCGAACTTGCGAACACGCTGAACGTGGAAGCCATCGTGGTCGTGCCGGGATTTGTCAGAGAAAGGCTCGATGAGGGAACGGTCGTGAAGGAATCCGTTGAGGTGCTCAAACAGATGGCACGCATCGCGGGAAGGTTCAAGGTGAAACTTGGTTTCGAGTTCCTCGGATTTCCAGACTGTTCGGTGAACACGCTCGTTCTCGCCTGGAAGATCGTCGAGCAGGTTGGTGAAGACAACGTCGATCTGATAATCGATACGTGTCACTTCTTCGCGGGTGGTTCGAAGCTGGAAGATCTTGAACGGATAGACGCTTCGAAGATCGTCATCGTGCACGTCAACGATCTGCCGAAGCTCGAAGATGTGAAAGACTCTGACAGACTCATGCCGGGCGACGGGATCTTGCCGCTGAGGGATTTTTTCAAGACCTTGAGAAAGATAGGTTATTCTGGTCCTGTGAGTGTGGAGCTGTTCAACGAGCGCTACTGGCAGTTGAACGCGTGCGAGGTGGCGAGGGAAGCCTTCGAGAAACTCAAAGTCTTTGTACAGAACAGCTGA
- a CDS encoding exopolysaccharide biosynthesis polyprenyl glycosylphosphotransferase — translation MKRYSSFALYLSNYVALALIYLILTRSLAGSILTAITACISLFSFRVFDKENLSDFNQLIVRSFIALLFANVVNYVIARLIYLSFFGGVGRVRLAPLGVHTIVSTFAVSLLSYYLFKFLKKRVRPGNCAVIGRKDELDELLREIEQKSDEYRFVQFIESEEDLKKIRDDVTGVVVADYSMYESLRSRLSTMNNLEIVFLPHIAESVLKRIPLALVDRFKAYYETSFNRVVESAPKRILDAVFATLGLIVTSPVMLIIAILILLEDGRPVIYRQKRVGRDSKEFEFIKFRSLKQEGFDPSDPNRNIEQRVLKIGKFIRKYRLDELPQLWLVLKGTMSLVGPRPEMVEYHLQCANKIPYYLYRLKLKPGLTGWAQINYRHTTTLEEYRTKLEYDLYYVKNHSVWLDLNIVLRTFEAVIFKRGAR, via the coding sequence GTGAAGAGATACAGCTCCTTTGCGCTCTATCTATCGAACTACGTCGCCCTGGCGCTCATCTATCTGATCCTGACCAGATCGCTCGCAGGTTCAATCCTGACCGCCATCACCGCGTGCATTTCTCTGTTTTCCTTCAGAGTCTTCGACAAAGAAAATCTGAGCGATTTCAACCAGCTCATCGTGAGATCTTTCATCGCGCTGCTGTTTGCAAACGTTGTGAACTACGTGATCGCCCGCCTGATCTATCTGTCCTTCTTCGGTGGAGTAGGTAGAGTGAGGCTGGCCCCACTGGGCGTGCACACGATCGTTTCAACCTTCGCAGTATCGCTCCTCAGTTATTATCTTTTCAAATTCCTCAAAAAAAGAGTTAGGCCAGGAAACTGCGCCGTGATCGGCCGCAAGGACGAACTCGATGAACTGCTCAGAGAAATAGAGCAGAAGAGCGATGAGTACAGGTTCGTTCAGTTCATCGAGAGCGAGGAAGATCTCAAAAAGATTCGAGACGATGTAACGGGCGTAGTCGTGGCGGATTACTCGATGTACGAATCGCTCCGATCACGCCTTTCCACAATGAACAATCTTGAAATCGTCTTTCTCCCACACATCGCCGAAAGCGTTTTGAAGAGAATCCCGCTCGCCCTGGTGGACAGGTTCAAAGCTTACTACGAAACTTCTTTCAACCGCGTCGTGGAGAGCGCACCGAAGAGAATTCTGGACGCTGTCTTCGCCACCCTGGGTCTGATCGTCACATCACCCGTGATGCTGATCATCGCCATCCTGATCCTTCTGGAAGACGGAAGGCCTGTCATCTACAGACAGAAACGTGTGGGCAGAGACTCTAAGGAATTCGAATTCATAAAGTTCCGCTCGCTCAAGCAGGAAGGTTTCGATCCGTCCGATCCGAACAGAAACATAGAACAGAGAGTGCTCAAAATCGGCAAATTCATTCGAAAATACAGACTCGACGAACTGCCCCAGCTATGGCTGGTGCTCAAAGGCACGATGAGCCTGGTCGGACCCCGTCCGGAGATGGTAGAATACCATCTGCAGTGTGCAAACAAAATACCCTACTATCTCTACAGGCTCAAGCTCAAACCCGGCCTCACTGGCTGGGCGCAGATAAACTATCGGCACACCACTACTTTGGAAGAGTACAGAACCAAGCTCGAGTACGATCTTTACTACGTTAAGAACCATTCTGTGTGGCTGGATCTGAACATCGTGCTCAGAACTTTTGAGGCCGTGATCTTCAAGCGAGGTGCGCGGTGA